A section of the Euwallacea fornicatus isolate EFF26 chromosome 24, ASM4011564v1, whole genome shotgun sequence genome encodes:
- the LOC136346837 gene encoding tRNA dimethylallyltransferase isoform X1: protein MLTLLCTKWVKYLKEMTGKMTSKFPLVVILGSTGSGKTKLSLELATKFDGEIVGADSMQIYKGLDVASAKATQQELSTATHHMINILEPHQTFTVLEYRNMVLPIIEGIFNRGKLPIIVGGTNYYIESILWKILVQNPGEEIIKGCGIFPNKEHELPNEVLHEKLKKLDPVMANRLHPNNRRKILRSLEVLYQKGKKHSDILEEQCSKSKSGGGLRFKNVIVLWLQCDQVCLDQRLDSRVDNMIQEGLIDELLHFHKEYNEKRLIDGKDPDYSRGIFQSIGFKEFHSYLMMSDSQRESEEGQKILKQALDQLKIVTRRFSRKQTKWTMNRFLGRRDREIPAIYGLNTTDISNWSENVTQPAVHILESYISGTKCNIDPLPFRNTISVPNTLDETFVCEVCDRIFVGTLQWTIHIKSRRHRTVLERKKKQSSEKNSMKNCENLTAKLE from the exons ATGCTGACCTTGCTTTGTACCAAGTGGGTAAAATATCTGAAAGAAATGACAGGAAAAATGACTAGTAAATTTCCATTGGTAGTCATTCTCGGTTCAACTGGTTCAGGAAAAACTAAACTATCCTTAGAATTAGCTACAAAGTTTGATGGTGAGATTGTGGGGGCTGATTCTATGCAG ATATATAAAGGCCTTGATGTTGCCTCTGCCAAAGCTACTCAACAAGAACTTTCCACAGCCACACACCATATGATCAACATTCTTGAACCACATCAAACATTTACAGTTCTTGAATATAGAAATATGGTTTTGCCTATAATAGAGGGAATTTTTAACAGGGGAAAGTTGCCGATTATTGTAGGTGGcacaaattattatattgaaTCAATATTGTGGAAAATTTTGGTTCAAAACCCAGGGGAGGAGATTATTAAAGGTTGtggaatatttccaaataaagAGCATGAATTGCCCAATGAAGTTTTGCATGAAAAGTTGAAGAAATTGGATCCTGTTATGGCCAATAGATTGCATCCAAACAatagaaggaaaatattgaG GTCATTAGAAGTGTTGTatcaaaaagggaaaaagcaTAGTGATATTTTGGAAGAGCAGTGCTCAAAATCCAAATCGGGTGGAGGCCTTAGGTTCAAAAATGTCATAGTGCTTTGGCTGCAATGTGATCAG GTTTGCTTGGATCAGAGGCTAGATAGCAGAGTAGACAATATGATACAAGAAGGATTGATTGATGaacttttacattttcataaaGAATACAATGAGAAAAGATTAATAGATGGaaa GGATCCAGATTACTCCCGAGGCATTTTCCAATCTATAGGTTTCAAGGAATTCCATTCTTATTTAATGATGTCAGACAGTCAAAGAGAATCAGAAGAAggtcagaaaattttaaaacaagcCCTCGATCAATTGAAAATCGTCACCAGACGATTCTCAAGAAAACAAACCAAATGGACCATGAATAGATTTTTGGGAAGAAGAGATCGAGAG ATTCCTGCCATATATGGCTTGAACACCACAGATATTTCCAATTGGTCGGAAAACGTTACTCAACCTGCAGTGCATATCCTGGAAAGTTATATCTCGGGGACTAAGTGCAATATTGATCCTTTGCCATTCAGAAACACAATTTCAGTTCCAAATACCCTTGACGAAACATTTGTCTGTGAAGTTTGCGATAGGATCTTTGTTGGAACCCTTCAATGGACGATACATATAAAATCTCGTAGGCACAGAACTGTGTTGGAACGAAAAAAGAAGCAAAGCAGCGAGAAAAACTCGATGAAGAATTGTGAGAATTTAACTGCTAAACTTGAATGA
- the LOC136346837 gene encoding tRNA dimethylallyltransferase isoform X2 translates to MINILEPHQTFTVLEYRNMVLPIIEGIFNRGKLPIIVGGTNYYIESILWKILVQNPGEEIIKGCGIFPNKEHELPNEVLHEKLKKLDPVMANRLHPNNRRKILRSLEVLYQKGKKHSDILEEQCSKSKSGGGLRFKNVIVLWLQCDQVCLDQRLDSRVDNMIQEGLIDELLHFHKEYNEKRLIDGKDPDYSRGIFQSIGFKEFHSYLMMSDSQRESEEGQKILKQALDQLKIVTRRFSRKQTKWTMNRFLGRRDREIPAIYGLNTTDISNWSENVTQPAVHILESYISGTKCNIDPLPFRNTISVPNTLDETFVCEVCDRIFVGTLQWTIHIKSRRHRTVLERKKKQSSEKNSMKNCENLTAKLE, encoded by the exons ATGATCAACATTCTTGAACCACATCAAACATTTACAGTTCTTGAATATAGAAATATGGTTTTGCCTATAATAGAGGGAATTTTTAACAGGGGAAAGTTGCCGATTATTGTAGGTGGcacaaattattatattgaaTCAATATTGTGGAAAATTTTGGTTCAAAACCCAGGGGAGGAGATTATTAAAGGTTGtggaatatttccaaataaagAGCATGAATTGCCCAATGAAGTTTTGCATGAAAAGTTGAAGAAATTGGATCCTGTTATGGCCAATAGATTGCATCCAAACAatagaaggaaaatattgaG GTCATTAGAAGTGTTGTatcaaaaagggaaaaagcaTAGTGATATTTTGGAAGAGCAGTGCTCAAAATCCAAATCGGGTGGAGGCCTTAGGTTCAAAAATGTCATAGTGCTTTGGCTGCAATGTGATCAG GTTTGCTTGGATCAGAGGCTAGATAGCAGAGTAGACAATATGATACAAGAAGGATTGATTGATGaacttttacattttcataaaGAATACAATGAGAAAAGATTAATAGATGGaaa GGATCCAGATTACTCCCGAGGCATTTTCCAATCTATAGGTTTCAAGGAATTCCATTCTTATTTAATGATGTCAGACAGTCAAAGAGAATCAGAAGAAggtcagaaaattttaaaacaagcCCTCGATCAATTGAAAATCGTCACCAGACGATTCTCAAGAAAACAAACCAAATGGACCATGAATAGATTTTTGGGAAGAAGAGATCGAGAG ATTCCTGCCATATATGGCTTGAACACCACAGATATTTCCAATTGGTCGGAAAACGTTACTCAACCTGCAGTGCATATCCTGGAAAGTTATATCTCGGGGACTAAGTGCAATATTGATCCTTTGCCATTCAGAAACACAATTTCAGTTCCAAATACCCTTGACGAAACATTTGTCTGTGAAGTTTGCGATAGGATCTTTGTTGGAACCCTTCAATGGACGATACATATAAAATCTCGTAGGCACAGAACTGTGTTGGAACGAAAAAAGAAGCAAAGCAGCGAGAAAAACTCGATGAAGAATTGTGAGAATTTAACTGCTAAACTTGAATGA
- the HBS1 gene encoding protein HBS1 isoform X1: protein MARHRDIRNMDYEDEYDGYDDVYGHSIDDDYYISPSNRQFIYNRETSRESKFEHKDDIQEADEIDELSDVEKAKLNSCIDQITSILESISIPRSELVALILQHKFKTDLVINAILKDSKYAGPSGATKEKAIPSFVPPTVVEPLSTPTAKVVASTATNVVKGFNLPQREAETNPIPSKGFDFANRLNGTPRSQSPASGRGQSPASGRGTPVGDGEEPRVGRREPKIDPESQYRKERGSGKEHLYMVVIGHVDAGKSTLMGRLLCELGQVNKKTMHKYEQDSKKVGKQSFMYAWVLDETGEERDRGITMDVGRYLFETKTKEVTLLDAPGHKDFIPNMISGAAQADVGLLVVDATRGEFETGFDLGGQTREHALLVRSLGVNQLAVAINKLDTVCWSKERFDEIVQKLKQFLKQAGFKDSDVTFVPCSGLTGQNLVKPPTENELLEWYTGSYLLAVIDKFRSPPRPVTKPFRFSVNDVFKGTGSGFCVDGRVETGIVNIGDKILICPNKEQVVVKLISIDESPKTVAFAGDQATITLSGIDIQNVSIGNILCDPHNSVPVSTKFEARIVIFNIAIPITKGYSIILHHQSLSEPAVISKLTSQLNKSTGEVQKKHPRFLGKNSSAIVEITVSKPIALELYSECKELGRVMLRVGGVTIAAGLITRIISAN, encoded by the exons ATGGCTCGTCATCGCGATATACGAAATATGGATTACGAAGACG AATACGATGGATATGACGATGTTTACGGACATTCTATAGACGACGACTATTACATTTCCCCCAGTAACAgacaatttatttacaatcgAGAAACATctcgagaatcaaaatttgaacataaGGATGACATTCAAGAAGCTGATGAAATAGACGAGTTGTCAGATGTGGAAAAAGCCAAGCTCAATTCTTGCATAGATCAGATTACTAGTATACTGGAAAGTATCAGTATTCCAAGAAGTGAACTGGTAGCATTGATATTGCAGCACAAGTTCAAGACTGATTTGGTTATTAATGCAATACTCAAGGATTCCAAATATGCTGGTCCCAGTGGGGCTACAAAAGAAAAAG ctATACCGTCCTTTGTTCCCCCAACTGTGGTCGAACCGTTGTCAACACCGACTGCTAAAGTTGTAGCCTCGACGGCCACCAATGTGGTGAAAGGTTTTAATTTACCTCAGCGAGAAGCTGAAACAAACCCTATCCCATCAAAAGGGTTCGATTTTGCCAACAGGTTGAATGGTACTCCGAGGTCGCAAAGCCCAGCTTCTGGCAGGGGACAAAGTCCTGCGTCTGGAAGAGGTACACCTGTTGGGGATGGAGAAGAACCAAGag TGGGAAGAAGAGAACCGAAAATAGATCCAGAATCTCAATATAGAAAGGAAAGGGGTAGCGGCAAAGAGCATTTATATATGGTTGTGATTGGTCATGTCGATGCCGGAAAAAGCACACTGATGGGAAGGTTGCTGTGTGAGTTAGGGCAG gtGAACAAAAAGACAATGCACAAATATGAACAAGACAGTAAGAAAGTAGGAAAACAGAGCTTTATGTATGCTTGGGTACTTGACGAGACTGGCGAAGAAAGGGATAGAGGGATAACCATGGATGTAGGAAGATATTTGTTCGAAACAAAAACTAAAGAG GTGACTCTTTTGGATGCTCCTGGTCATAAAGATTTTATTCCGAATATGATTTCTGGTGCTGCACAAGCCGATGTGGGTTTACTGGTTGTGGACGCCACGAGAGGTGAATTTGAAACTGGTTTTGATTTGGGAGGTCAAACCAGAGAGCATGCGTTGCTTGTCCGATCTCTGGGCGTTAATCAATTGGCTGTGGCAATTAATAAGCTAGATACTGTGTGTTGGTCAAAGgaaag atttgacgaaatagttcaaaaactgaagcaatttttaaaacaagcGGGTTTTAAAGATTCAGACGTAACTTTCGTCCCATGTAGTGGACTAACCGGACAAAATCTTGTAAAACCTCCAACAGAGAATGAGTTGCTAGAGTGGTATACAGGATCATATCTTTTAGCTGTTATTG ACAAATTCCGGTCCCCTCCACGTCCGGTGACTAAACCATTTAGATTTTCAGTTAATGATGTTTTCAAGGGAACGGGCTCAGGATTTTGTGTAGATGGAAGAGTCGAAACGGGAATCGTTAACATCGgtgataaaatattaatatgtcCCAATAAGGAACAAGTTGTTGTCAAGTTGATATCTATCGATGAAAGTCCAAAAACTGTAGCTTTTGCCG gTGATCAAGCTACAATAACATTGTCAGGAATAGATATTCAGAATGTTTCCATAGGTAATATATTGTGTGATCCTCACAATTCAGTTCCAGTTTccacaaaatttgaagccAGGATTGTGATTTTCAATATTGCAATACCAATAACCAAAGGATATTCT atTATTTTACACCATCAGTCTCTCTCTGAGCCAGCTGTGATAAGCAAGCTCACTTCTCAGTTAAATAAAAGTACAGGAGAGGTTCAAAAGAAGCATCCACGCTTTTTGGGAAAGAATTCCAGTGCCATTGTTGAGATTACAGTTTCAAAGCCTATAGCTTTGGAGCTGTATAGTGAATGTAAAGAGCTGGGAAGGGTTATGTTGAGAGTGGGAGGGGTGACTATTGCAGCTGGACTGATCACTAGGATAATATCTGCTAATTAA
- the HBS1 gene encoding protein HBS1 isoform X2, with protein MWFSSEAIPSFVPPTVVEPLSTPTAKVVASTATNVVKGFNLPQREAETNPIPSKGFDFANRLNGTPRSQSPASGRGQSPASGRGTPVGDGEEPRVGRREPKIDPESQYRKERGSGKEHLYMVVIGHVDAGKSTLMGRLLCELGQVNKKTMHKYEQDSKKVGKQSFMYAWVLDETGEERDRGITMDVGRYLFETKTKEVTLLDAPGHKDFIPNMISGAAQADVGLLVVDATRGEFETGFDLGGQTREHALLVRSLGVNQLAVAINKLDTVCWSKERFDEIVQKLKQFLKQAGFKDSDVTFVPCSGLTGQNLVKPPTENELLEWYTGSYLLAVIDKFRSPPRPVTKPFRFSVNDVFKGTGSGFCVDGRVETGIVNIGDKILICPNKEQVVVKLISIDESPKTVAFAGDQATITLSGIDIQNVSIGNILCDPHNSVPVSTKFEARIVIFNIAIPITKGYSIILHHQSLSEPAVISKLTSQLNKSTGEVQKKHPRFLGKNSSAIVEITVSKPIALELYSECKELGRVMLRVGGVTIAAGLITRIISAN; from the exons ATGTGGTTTTCTTCGGAAG ctATACCGTCCTTTGTTCCCCCAACTGTGGTCGAACCGTTGTCAACACCGACTGCTAAAGTTGTAGCCTCGACGGCCACCAATGTGGTGAAAGGTTTTAATTTACCTCAGCGAGAAGCTGAAACAAACCCTATCCCATCAAAAGGGTTCGATTTTGCCAACAGGTTGAATGGTACTCCGAGGTCGCAAAGCCCAGCTTCTGGCAGGGGACAAAGTCCTGCGTCTGGAAGAGGTACACCTGTTGGGGATGGAGAAGAACCAAGag TGGGAAGAAGAGAACCGAAAATAGATCCAGAATCTCAATATAGAAAGGAAAGGGGTAGCGGCAAAGAGCATTTATATATGGTTGTGATTGGTCATGTCGATGCCGGAAAAAGCACACTGATGGGAAGGTTGCTGTGTGAGTTAGGGCAG gtGAACAAAAAGACAATGCACAAATATGAACAAGACAGTAAGAAAGTAGGAAAACAGAGCTTTATGTATGCTTGGGTACTTGACGAGACTGGCGAAGAAAGGGATAGAGGGATAACCATGGATGTAGGAAGATATTTGTTCGAAACAAAAACTAAAGAG GTGACTCTTTTGGATGCTCCTGGTCATAAAGATTTTATTCCGAATATGATTTCTGGTGCTGCACAAGCCGATGTGGGTTTACTGGTTGTGGACGCCACGAGAGGTGAATTTGAAACTGGTTTTGATTTGGGAGGTCAAACCAGAGAGCATGCGTTGCTTGTCCGATCTCTGGGCGTTAATCAATTGGCTGTGGCAATTAATAAGCTAGATACTGTGTGTTGGTCAAAGgaaag atttgacgaaatagttcaaaaactgaagcaatttttaaaacaagcGGGTTTTAAAGATTCAGACGTAACTTTCGTCCCATGTAGTGGACTAACCGGACAAAATCTTGTAAAACCTCCAACAGAGAATGAGTTGCTAGAGTGGTATACAGGATCATATCTTTTAGCTGTTATTG ACAAATTCCGGTCCCCTCCACGTCCGGTGACTAAACCATTTAGATTTTCAGTTAATGATGTTTTCAAGGGAACGGGCTCAGGATTTTGTGTAGATGGAAGAGTCGAAACGGGAATCGTTAACATCGgtgataaaatattaatatgtcCCAATAAGGAACAAGTTGTTGTCAAGTTGATATCTATCGATGAAAGTCCAAAAACTGTAGCTTTTGCCG gTGATCAAGCTACAATAACATTGTCAGGAATAGATATTCAGAATGTTTCCATAGGTAATATATTGTGTGATCCTCACAATTCAGTTCCAGTTTccacaaaatttgaagccAGGATTGTGATTTTCAATATTGCAATACCAATAACCAAAGGATATTCT atTATTTTACACCATCAGTCTCTCTCTGAGCCAGCTGTGATAAGCAAGCTCACTTCTCAGTTAAATAAAAGTACAGGAGAGGTTCAAAAGAAGCATCCACGCTTTTTGGGAAAGAATTCCAGTGCCATTGTTGAGATTACAGTTTCAAAGCCTATAGCTTTGGAGCTGTATAGTGAATGTAAAGAGCTGGGAAGGGTTATGTTGAGAGTGGGAGGGGTGACTATTGCAGCTGGACTGATCACTAGGATAATATCTGCTAATTAA